The Desulfosporosinus acidiphilus SJ4 genome has a window encoding:
- the cysE gene encoding serine O-acetyltransferase yields MIFGQIRRDIRVIFERDPAAKSILEVIVCYPGFHAVLFHRLAHWLYQRKFVILPRMISQLSRFLTGIEIHPGAKIGQGFFIDHGSGVVIGETAEVGDNVTLYQGVTLGGTGKEKGKRHPTIGDNVVIGAGAKILGSFKVGDNVKIGAGSVVNKSVPSDTTVVGIPGRIVLHRGVPIKDPDLRHDDLPDPVNEMLRCLMQRVEYLEQRLKEEESRCNVFEIIQHHDPTKRGV; encoded by the coding sequence ATGATATTTGGCCAAATCAGACGCGATATTCGCGTTATTTTTGAACGAGATCCTGCAGCTAAGAGTATTCTGGAGGTCATCGTTTGCTATCCGGGTTTTCACGCAGTACTTTTTCATCGGTTAGCCCATTGGTTATATCAACGTAAATTTGTGATCCTGCCGAGAATGATTTCCCAATTATCAAGGTTTCTGACAGGAATTGAGATTCATCCGGGGGCTAAAATTGGACAAGGCTTTTTTATTGACCATGGCAGCGGTGTAGTCATCGGTGAAACTGCGGAAGTTGGCGACAACGTTACTTTATATCAAGGTGTTACCTTAGGGGGGACCGGAAAAGAAAAAGGTAAACGGCATCCGACCATTGGCGATAATGTTGTTATTGGGGCCGGTGCCAAGATTTTAGGTTCATTCAAAGTTGGAGATAATGTTAAAATAGGAGCGGGTTCTGTGGTTAATAAATCCGTTCCCAGTGACACAACGGTCGTGGGTATACCGGGCAGGATTGTGCTTCATCGTGGGGTTCCTATTAAAGATCCCGATTTACGGCATGACGATCTGCCTGATCCGGTCAATGAAATGCTGAGATGCTTAATGCAGAGGGTAGAATACCTGGAACAACGCTTAAAAGAAGAGGAGAGTCGATGCAATGTCTTTGAGATTATTCAACACCATGACCCGACAAAAAGAGGAGTTTAA
- the cysS gene encoding cysteine--tRNA ligase: MSLRLFNTMTRQKEEFKSRESGKVAMYVCGPTTYNFFHAGNARMFVVFDMIRRYFMYKGYDVRYVQNFTDVDDKIIQRGHVEGMDPLALAQKYIDEYFKDAKALNILPATVHPKATEHIPEMIEIIQGLIETGLAYDVDGDVYFAVDHFPNYGKLSGRTLEDMKAGARIEVDERKHHPMDFALWKKAKPGEPSWESPWGLGRPGWHIECTAMSLKYLGAGFDIHGGGGDLVFPHHENEIAQTEGYLNGQTFAHYWMHNAFLTINQEKMSKSLGNFFTTRELLAKNSGEVIRFYLLGTHYRSPLDFNDENLGMAQKGLERLQTSVRLAQQALERTGSVRNERIEEGLKKAAQEAREAFEKAMDDDFNSALAYAALFELAKTMNGYVQEHPVSSQALATAQKTLIELGEVLGFDLLHPAQVQVENEEMLSKVMELVLKIRSKARQKKDWEMSDFIRDAFKAEGIVIEDTPQGASWKIKA; the protein is encoded by the coding sequence ATGTCTTTGAGATTATTCAACACCATGACCCGACAAAAAGAGGAGTTTAAGTCCCGAGAGAGCGGGAAGGTTGCCATGTATGTCTGCGGACCGACAACCTATAATTTCTTCCATGCCGGGAATGCTCGAATGTTTGTTGTTTTTGACATGATACGGCGCTACTTCATGTATAAGGGGTATGATGTACGCTACGTGCAAAACTTTACGGATGTGGATGACAAAATAATTCAACGTGGTCATGTTGAGGGAATGGACCCTTTGGCCTTAGCTCAAAAGTATATTGATGAATATTTCAAGGATGCTAAAGCTCTTAACATTCTGCCGGCTACGGTTCATCCCAAGGCTACTGAACATATACCTGAAATGATCGAGATTATCCAAGGATTGATTGAAACGGGGCTCGCCTATGACGTCGATGGAGATGTGTACTTTGCTGTAGATCATTTTCCTAACTACGGGAAGCTCTCCGGCAGAACCTTAGAAGATATGAAGGCTGGGGCAAGGATTGAGGTGGATGAGCGAAAGCATCATCCCATGGATTTTGCTCTTTGGAAAAAGGCTAAACCAGGTGAACCGTCTTGGGAAAGTCCTTGGGGTTTGGGACGTCCCGGGTGGCATATTGAATGCACCGCCATGTCTTTGAAATATTTAGGGGCGGGCTTTGATATTCACGGCGGGGGAGGAGATTTGGTTTTCCCCCATCATGAAAATGAGATTGCTCAAACGGAAGGTTATTTAAATGGACAAACCTTCGCTCATTATTGGATGCATAATGCCTTTCTGACCATCAATCAGGAAAAGATGTCTAAGTCCTTGGGGAATTTCTTTACTACCCGGGAATTGTTGGCTAAAAATTCCGGAGAAGTCATTCGATTTTACTTGCTGGGAACACATTACCGAAGCCCGCTGGATTTTAACGATGAGAATTTGGGCATGGCTCAAAAAGGGCTTGAACGCTTACAAACGAGTGTTCGGTTAGCTCAGCAGGCCTTGGAGAGAACCGGCTCCGTTAGGAATGAAAGGATCGAAGAAGGATTGAAAAAGGCTGCTCAAGAAGCGCGGGAAGCTTTTGAGAAGGCAATGGATGATGATTTTAATTCTGCTTTAGCCTACGCGGCCCTTTTTGAACTGGCCAAGACGATGAATGGGTATGTTCAAGAACACCCCGTTTCTTCGCAAGCACTGGCAACGGCTCAAAAAACTCTCATCGAGTTGGGGGAAGTGTTGGGATTTGATCTTCTGCATCCTGCACAGGTTCAGGTGGAAAATGAGGAAATGCTCTCTAAGGTAATGGAACTCGTTCTTAAGATTCGTTCGAAAGCACGGCAGAAGAAAGATTGGGAGATGTCGGATTTTATTCGAGATGCCTTTAAGGCTGAGGGAATTGTTATTGAAGATACTCCCCAAGGTGCGAGTTGGAAAATTAAAGCTTGA
- a CDS encoding Mini-ribonuclease 3: MRSWQEMNPLTLAYLGDAVYELWVRTHLLESGYEKVKDLHKQAISYVRAGTQARVLQALLPELDEVEHQVVLRGRNAKGGYPKNVDVVTYRHATAFESLVGYWQLTGQVQRMQWAFSRVDEIMGEGPTEESSMENLLEE, from the coding sequence ATGCGCAGTTGGCAAGAAATGAACCCCTTAACCCTGGCGTATTTAGGGGATGCCGTTTACGAGCTTTGGGTCCGAACCCATTTGCTGGAGTCAGGGTATGAAAAAGTTAAGGACCTTCATAAACAAGCCATTAGTTACGTTCGTGCGGGGACCCAGGCACGGGTTTTACAAGCTTTGCTGCCGGAACTTGACGAGGTAGAGCATCAGGTGGTTTTGCGCGGACGCAATGCCAAGGGAGGTTATCCCAAAAATGTTGACGTGGTTACATATCGCCATGCAACGGCCTTCGAAAGTTTAGTTGGATACTGGCAGCTAACGGGACAAGTTCAGCGTATGCAATGGGCCTTTAGCCGAGTGGATGAAATTATGGGCGAAGGCCCAACAGAAGAGTCTTCAATGGAAAACCTTCTGGAGGAGTGA
- the thyX gene encoding FAD-dependent thymidylate synthase — protein sequence MRVDLIQYTPDPEKVVAAAARLCYSADPVPELLERLDDEKVANFVRKLRDMGHLSPFEHVSFQFSIDGVSRALSHQLVRHRIASYSQRSQRYVKENGFDYVIPPSVQRKPEAMERFEKAMAYLQEEYQALQSMVPAEDARFVLPNACTTSLMATFNARSLLNFFEHRTCLRAQWEIRGLAERMLDLVREVAPNLFSEAGPTCVTLGVCHQGAYSCGRLQTLKGKKT from the coding sequence ATGAGAGTAGATCTAATTCAATATACGCCAGATCCTGAAAAGGTGGTGGCTGCTGCTGCTCGTTTGTGCTATTCTGCAGATCCTGTGCCGGAACTTCTAGAACGATTAGATGATGAGAAAGTGGCCAACTTTGTTCGTAAGCTGCGTGATATGGGGCATCTTTCGCCCTTTGAACATGTGAGTTTTCAGTTTTCTATAGATGGAGTGTCCCGGGCCTTGTCTCATCAATTAGTGCGGCATAGAATTGCCAGTTACTCTCAACGCTCGCAACGCTATGTAAAAGAAAATGGCTTCGATTATGTCATACCGCCCAGCGTTCAACGAAAACCTGAGGCTATGGAGCGTTTTGAGAAGGCTATGGCCTACCTTCAAGAAGAATACCAGGCCTTGCAGTCTATGGTGCCTGCAGAGGATGCTCGCTTCGTTCTGCCTAATGCCTGCACTACCTCCCTGATGGCTACCTTTAACGCACGTTCTCTATTAAACTTTTTTGAGCACCGTACTTGTTTGAGGGCTCAATGGGAGATTCGCGGTTTAGCTGAGAGGATGCTGGACTTAGTACGTGAGGTGGCTCCCAATCTATTCAGTGAAGCAGGACCAACCTGTGTGACATTGGGAGTATGTCATCAAGGCGCCTATAGCTGCGGAAGATTACAAACCCTCAAAGGAAAGAAGACGTGA